The Pseudorhodobacter turbinis genome contains a region encoding:
- a CDS encoding SulP family inorganic anion transporter produces MISAHLYRQQWFGNIRSDLLSGLVVALALIPEAIAFSIIAGVDPKVGLYASFSIAVITAIVGGRPGMISAATAATAVLMKPLIDTYGPELGLQYLLAATVLAGVLQVLAGVLKLGRVMRFVSRSVMTGFVNALAILIFLAQVPEMDLRNEGVSMLTFVLIGAGLAIIYLLPYLTKAVPSPLVAIVVLTGLSMTLGFDTRVVGDMGALPDTLPFFLLPDIPLTMETFWIVLPVSSAIAVVGLLESLMTASLIDDLTDTPSDKNQECVGQGVANVATGFIGGMAGCAMIGQSMINVKSGGRGRLSCFAAGVFLLFLIVALGDLVRQIPMPALVAIMIMVSIGTFSWSSIKNLKLHPRSSSIVMLATVGSVVYTHNLAIGVAVGVLLSGIFFAGKIAQLFRVTSTLSADGAERVYHIEGQLFFASVEDFMASFDFHEVLDRVVINVSNAHIWDISSVAALDMAVLKFRRDGAEVTVVGMNAASETIVDELALHDKPGALDKMLAH; encoded by the coding sequence ATGATATCAGCACATCTTTATCGCCAGCAGTGGTTTGGCAACATCCGGTCGGATTTGCTGTCGGGGCTGGTCGTGGCTTTGGCGCTGATCCCCGAGGCGATTGCCTTTTCGATCATCGCTGGGGTGGATCCGAAGGTCGGGCTTTATGCCAGCTTTTCCATCGCGGTGATTACGGCGATTGTTGGCGGGCGTCCGGGGATGATCTCGGCGGCGACGGCGGCGACGGCGGTGTTGATGAAACCCCTGATTGATACCTATGGCCCCGAGTTAGGTCTGCAATATCTGCTGGCGGCCACGGTGCTGGCCGGTGTGTTACAGGTGCTTGCGGGGGTGTTGAAACTGGGGCGGGTGATGCGGTTTGTTTCGCGCTCGGTGATGACCGGTTTTGTGAATGCGCTGGCGATCCTGATCTTTCTTGCGCAGGTGCCAGAGATGGATCTGCGCAATGAGGGCGTGAGCATGCTGACCTTTGTGCTGATCGGTGCAGGGTTGGCGATCATCTACTTGTTGCCCTATCTGACCAAGGCAGTGCCTTCGCCACTGGTGGCGATTGTGGTGCTGACGGGGCTGTCGATGACGCTGGGGTTTGATACCCGCGTGGTGGGCGATATGGGCGCGCTGCCCGATACATTGCCGTTCTTCTTGCTGCCCGACATTCCTCTGACGATGGAAACCTTCTGGATCGTGCTGCCGGTATCCTCGGCCATCGCGGTTGTGGGGCTTTTGGAAAGCCTGATGACGGCCAGCCTGATCGATGATTTGACCGATACCCCCAGCGATAAAAATCAGGAATGTGTGGGTCAGGGTGTGGCCAATGTGGCGACCGGATTTATTGGCGGCATGGCGGGCTGTGCGATGATCGGGCAAAGCATGATCAACGTCAAATCCGGCGGGCGCGGGCGGTTGTCTTGCTTTGCGGCCGGTGTGTTCTTGTTGTTTTTGATCGTAGCCTTGGGGGATTTGGTGCGCCAGATCCCGATGCCTGCCTTGGTCGCCATCATGATCATGGTGTCCATCGGGACGTTCAGCTGGTCATCGATCAAGAACCTGAAACTGCATCCGCGCTCCAGCTCCATCGTGATGTTGGCGACGGTGGGTTCCGTGGTCTATACGCATAATCTGGCGATCGGGGTTGCTGTTGGGGTGCTTTTGTCGGGGATTTTCTTTGCGGGCAAGATCGCGCAGCTGTTCCGTGTCACATCGACATTGTCGGCGGATGGGGCAGAGCGGGTTTATCACATCGAGGGCCAGCTTTTCTTTGCCAGCGTTGAGGATTTCATGGCATCTTTTGATTTTCATGAGGTTTTGGACCGCGTGGTGATCAATGTTTCAAACGCGCATATCTGGGATATTTCCTCGGTTGCGGCCTTGGATATGGCGGTGCTGAAATTCCGCCGTGACGGGGCCGAGGTGACGGTTGTCGGCATGAACGCGGCCTCGGAAACGATTGTGGATGAATTGGCGCTGCACGATAAACCCGGCGCGCTTGATAAAATGCTTGCGCATTAA
- a CDS encoding universal stress protein, translating into MKIIALVDGSAYARSVCELAGWTAVRLEARVEALHVLGRREAGEQDLSGAIRLGARTALLEELAELDAARSKLITQKGRAILEDAKAVLAAAGVAEVSTRMRHGDLLEEMGSDSDLIVVGKRGEAADFAKGHLGSNLERIVRGAKVPVLVAARAFAPVARVLVAFDGGPSARRAVDYIAGSPLFSGAEVVVVSVGEGTAAGLEDAKTQLTAAGLNVEVRQLPGQPEKVLSKMVEEEGFGMLVMGAYGHSRIRSLIIGSTTTEMIRSCKVPVMLLR; encoded by the coding sequence ATGAAGATCATCGCTTTGGTTGACGGTTCTGCCTATGCCCGTTCGGTTTGCGAGCTGGCAGGCTGGACCGCTGTGCGGCTGGAGGCCCGCGTCGAGGCGCTGCATGTTTTGGGCCGCCGCGAGGCTGGCGAGCAGGATTTATCCGGCGCCATTCGCCTAGGCGCCAGAACCGCCCTGCTCGAGGAATTGGCAGAGCTGGACGCCGCGCGCTCCAAGCTGATTACGCAAAAGGGCCGCGCCATTTTGGAGGATGCCAAGGCCGTTTTGGCCGCCGCCGGTGTGGCCGAGGTATCGACTCGCATGCGTCATGGCGACCTTCTGGAGGAAATGGGCAGCGACAGCGATTTGATCGTGGTTGGAAAACGCGGTGAGGCGGCTGATTTCGCGAAGGGTCATCTTGGCTCTAACCTGGAACGAATCGTGCGTGGGGCGAAGGTTCCGGTTTTGGTGGCCGCGCGTGCCTTTGCGCCGGTGGCCCGTGTGCTGGTGGCCTTTGATGGCGGGCCTTCTGCGCGCCGTGCGGTTGACTATATCGCCGGTTCGCCGCTTTTTAGCGGCGCGGAAGTGGTTGTTGTCAGCGTGGGCGAAGGCACTGCCGCCGGTCTGGAAGATGCCAAGACGCAACTGACCGCTGCCGGTTTAAATGTCGAGGTGCGGCAACTGCCGGGGCAGCCGGAGAAAGTGCTGTCCAAGATGGTAGAGGAAGAGGGCTTTGGGATGTTGGTCATGGGCGCTTATGGCCACAGCCGCATCCGCAGCCTGATCATCGGCTCTACCACCACCGAGATGATCCGGTCGTGCAAAGTGCCGGTGATGTTGCTGCGCTAG
- a CDS encoding histidine phosphatase family protein: MTRFHWVRHGPTHARVMVGWSDLPADLSDTAALARLSSYLPQAPVISSTLSRAAATADAIIGARRRLPHDPDLREINFGAWELQRATEVTDQAHIRRYWEEPGDIAPPGGESWNTVCARVNRAVDRLTGHQDIIIVAHFGVILTQVQRALGISAYDAFAHKIDPLSVTQITFDGAWSAGRINHLP; the protein is encoded by the coding sequence ATGACCCGGTTTCACTGGGTCCGGCACGGGCCGACCCATGCACGCGTCATGGTCGGCTGGTCCGATCTGCCTGCCGACCTGTCCGATACCGCCGCCCTTGCGCGCCTGTCAAGTTATCTGCCGCAGGCACCGGTCATTTCATCGACGCTGTCGCGGGCGGCAGCCACGGCGGATGCGATCATCGGCGCGCGGCGGCGCTTGCCGCATGATCCCGACCTGCGTGAAATCAACTTTGGCGCGTGGGAGTTACAGCGCGCAACCGAGGTCACGGACCAAGCCCATATCCGCCGCTATTGGGAGGAACCGGGCGATATCGCACCCCCGGGAGGCGAAAGCTGGAACACGGTTTGCGCCCGTGTGAACAGGGCCGTGGACAGGCTGACGGGGCACCAAGATATCATCATTGTCGCCCATTTCGGCGTTATCCTGACCCAAGTGCAGCGCGCCTTGGGCATCAGCGCCTATGACGCTTTTGCCCATAAGATCGACCCGCTTTCCGTCACCCAAATCACCTTTGACGGCGCTTGGTCTGCGGGGCGGATCAACCACCTGCCCTAG
- the cobU gene encoding bifunctional adenosylcobinamide kinase/adenosylcobinamide-phosphate guanylyltransferase, whose amino-acid sequence MTQKNLPPLSLVTGGAKSGKSRFAEELVTGSGLRQVYLATAQVWDDEMRAKIDAHRTSRGPDWHTVEAPRDVVTALQNVCAGDVVLLDCATMWLTNLMLEKADMEAEIQALLAALAICPAPVVIVTNELGWSIVPDNALARQFRDAQGRLNQDLATQAGLVVAVVSGLPLVLKGTL is encoded by the coding sequence ATGACGCAAAAAAACCTGCCCCCGCTCAGCTTGGTGACAGGCGGCGCAAAATCGGGAAAATCCCGCTTTGCCGAGGAGCTGGTCACAGGCTCCGGCCTGCGGCAGGTTTATCTTGCGACGGCGCAGGTTTGGGATGACGAGATGCGCGCCAAAATCGACGCCCATAGAACCAGCCGCGGGCCGGATTGGCATACGGTCGAGGCCCCGCGTGATGTTGTCACAGCGTTGCAGAACGTGTGCGCGGGCGATGTGGTGCTGCTTGATTGCGCGACGATGTGGCTGACCAATCTCATGCTGGAAAAGGCGGATATGGAGGCGGAGATACAGGCCCTGCTTGCCGCCCTCGCCATCTGCCCCGCGCCAGTGGTGATCGTTACAAATGAGCTGGGCTGGTCCATCGTGCCGGATAATGCGCTGGCGCGGCAGTTTCGCGATGCCCAAGGGCGGCTAAACCAAGATCTTGCCACGCAGGCGGGGCTGGTGGTTGCCGTGGTCTCGGGGCTGCCGCTGGTTTTGAAAGGCACGCTATGA
- a CDS encoding RNA polymerase factor sigma-32, giving the protein MAQAGYSDQTMSRQAMKAELLDAETELRLAYAWRDQRDEAALHRLITAYMRLAISMAAKFRRYGAPMNDLIQEASLGLMKAADKFDPDRGLRFSTYAVWWIKASIQEYVMRNWSMVRTGSTSSQKALFFNLRRVQAQLEREAGQRGETLDGHQLRAQVAIEIGVPLKDVEMMDGRLGGSDFSLNATQSSEDEGREWIDALEDDGAQAADMVEDSHDRAHLRNWLIEALSGLSPRERFIVTERKLREEGRTLDSLGQELGLSKERVRQLEAAAFAKLRRSLETDAREVHNFL; this is encoded by the coding sequence ATGGCACAGGCTGGATATAGCGATCAAACCATGTCGCGCCAAGCGATGAAGGCAGAGTTGTTGGACGCAGAAACCGAATTGCGCCTTGCCTATGCGTGGCGTGATCAGCGCGATGAGGCGGCGCTGCACCGTTTGATCACCGCCTACATGCGGCTGGCAATCAGCATGGCCGCCAAGTTTCGCCGCTACGGTGCGCCGATGAATGACCTGATCCAAGAGGCCTCCTTGGGCCTGATGAAGGCAGCGGACAAGTTTGACCCCGATCGTGGTCTGCGGTTTTCGACCTATGCCGTGTGGTGGATCAAGGCGAGCATTCAGGAATATGTCATGCGCAACTGGTCGATGGTGCGCACCGGCTCTACCAGCAGCCAAAAGGCGCTGTTCTTTAACCTGCGCCGGGTGCAGGCGCAGTTGGAGCGCGAGGCGGGTCAGCGCGGCGAGACATTGGACGGACATCAGCTACGTGCGCAGGTTGCCATTGAAATCGGTGTGCCGCTGAAAGATGTGGAGATGATGGATGGTCGCCTCGGCGGCTCTGACTTTTCGCTTAACGCGACGCAATCATCCGAGGATGAGGGCCGCGAATGGATCGATGCGCTGGAAGATGACGGCGCGCAGGCCGCCGATATGGTCGAGGATAGTCACGACCGCGCCCATCTGCGCAATTGGCTGATTGAGGCGCTGTCGGGGCTAAGCCCACGTGAGCGTTTCATCGTAACGGAACGCAAGCTGCGTGAAGAAGGCCGGACGCTGGACTCCTTAGGGCAAGAGCTTGGCCTGTCCAAGGAGCGTGTCCGCCAGCTAGAGGCCGCGGCCTTTGCAAAGCTCAGACGCAGCCTTGAAACCGATGCGCGAGAGGTGCATAACTTTCTGTAA
- a CDS encoding ChaN family lipoprotein, whose protein sequence is MTHAFRLILAICALWGGMACGQAVTPADLPATAPADIVIIGELHDNPLHHLTQAELVARWSPAALVFEMLTPAQAAASVGRDRQDAVAMADALAWGGTGWPDYSLYHPIFAASGAAQIYGAALDRSDVRRAMTQGAAAVFGAEAAGFGLDMPLPVAEQSAREADQMAAHCDALPPEMLPGMVAAQRLRDAAFARTALEALAETGGPVVVITGSGHADKQRGIPAALAKAAPQASLFSIGQTESDPGVDAPYDAWIISDPTPREDPCAAFAKP, encoded by the coding sequence ATGACACATGCTTTCCGCCTGATCCTTGCAATCTGCGCTCTTTGGGGCGGCATGGCCTGTGGGCAGGCGGTAACCCCTGCCGATCTACCCGCCACAGCCCCCGCCGATATCGTGATCATTGGTGAGTTGCACGACAACCCGCTGCATCACCTGACCCAAGCGGAACTGGTTGCGCGTTGGTCGCCTGCGGCCTTGGTGTTTGAGATGCTTACGCCCGCGCAGGCTGCTGCATCTGTGGGGCGAGACCGCCAAGACGCCGTTGCAATGGCGGATGCGCTGGCGTGGGGTGGCACTGGTTGGCCGGATTACAGCCTTTACCATCCGATCTTCGCGGCCTCTGGGGCGGCACAGATTTATGGTGCCGCACTGGACCGTTCCGATGTGCGCCGCGCCATGACTCAAGGTGCGGCTGCGGTATTTGGCGCAGAGGCGGCGGGTTTTGGTCTGGATATGCCCCTGCCCGTGGCGGAACAATCCGCGCGTGAGGCAGATCAGATGGCGGCCCATTGTGATGCGCTGCCACCCGAGATGTTGCCGGGCATGGTCGCGGCCCAACGTCTGCGCGATGCCGCATTCGCCCGTACCGCGCTAGAAGCCTTGGCCGAGACCGGCGGGCCGGTGGTTGTCATCACCGGCTCTGGTCATGCAGACAAGCAGCGCGGCATACCGGCAGCACTGGCCAAAGCCGCGCCGCAAGCATCGCTGTTCAGCATCGGCCAAACCGAATCCGACCCCGGCGTAGATGCCCCCTATGACGCGTGGATCATTTCCGATCCCACCCCGCGCGAAGATCCCTGTGCGGCTTTTGCCAAGCCATAG
- the coaBC gene encoding bifunctional phosphopantothenoylcysteine decarboxylase/phosphopantothenate--cysteine ligase CoaBC, with translation MLSNKRILLVIGGGISAFKSLDLIRRLRERGASVTPVLTRAGEQFVTPLSVAALSGSKLYRDLFDLTEEAEMGHIQLSRSADLIVVAPATADLMAKMAHGRADDLASTLLLATDTPVLLAPAMNVRMWDHPATQRNIATLRGDGIRFVGPNEGDMACGEYGPGRMAEPMEILAAIEAGFAKGPLAGRHVLVTSGPTHEPIDPVRYIANRSSGAQGTAIAAALRDLGARVTFVTGPASVPPPGGVDVVRVETAAQMLGAVEAALPAEAAIFAAAVADWRVMNAATSKMKKDGSGKAPAMEFAQNPDILAQVSGLAQGRPALVVGFAAETDDVIANATAKRLRKGCDWIVANDVSPVTGIMGGAENAVTVISGDGAESWPRMGKAAVAQRLAAKIAEALA, from the coding sequence ATGCTGTCAAACAAGCGCATTTTACTTGTGATCGGCGGCGGAATCTCTGCCTTCAAATCGCTTGATCTCATCCGCAGGCTGCGTGAACGCGGCGCAAGCGTTACCCCCGTGCTGACCCGCGCGGGTGAGCAATTCGTGACCCCGCTTTCGGTTGCGGCCCTTTCGGGGTCCAAGCTGTACCGTGATCTTTTTGATCTGACCGAAGAGGCCGAGATGGGGCATATCCAACTGTCGCGCTCTGCCGATCTGATCGTGGTGGCCCCTGCGACGGCGGATCTGATGGCAAAGATGGCGCATGGCCGTGCCGATGATCTGGCCTCGACGCTTTTGCTGGCCACGGATACGCCGGTTTTGCTGGCGCCTGCGATGAATGTGCGGATGTGGGACCATCCTGCAACCCAGCGCAATATTGCCACGCTGCGCGGGGATGGGATCCGTTTTGTCGGGCCGAATGAAGGCGATATGGCCTGCGGCGAATATGGCCCCGGTCGTATGGCTGAACCGATGGAGATTCTGGCCGCGATCGAGGCGGGCTTTGCCAAAGGGCCGCTTGCGGGTCGGCATGTTCTGGTCACCTCTGGCCCGACGCATGAGCCGATTGATCCGGTGCGCTATATCGCCAACCGGTCCTCGGGGGCGCAGGGCACGGCGATTGCCGCCGCCCTGCGGGATCTGGGCGCACGTGTGACCTTTGTCACCGGACCGGCCAGCGTGCCACCGCCCGGCGGTGTGGATGTGGTGCGGGTAGAAACCGCCGCCCAGATGCTCGGCGCGGTCGAGGCGGCCTTGCCCGCAGAGGCGGCGATCTTTGCGGCGGCGGTGGCCGATTGGCGGGTGATGAATGCGGCCACCTCCAAGATGAAAAAGGACGGGTCGGGCAAGGCCCCCGCAATGGAGTTCGCGCAAAACCCCGATATTCTGGCGCAGGTCTCGGGGTTGGCACAGGGGCGCCCCGCGCTTGTCGTGGGGTTTGCCGCCGAAACCGATGATGTGATCGCCAATGCGACGGCCAAGCGGTTGCGCAAGGGCTGTGACTGGATCGTGGCGAATGATGTATCCCCCGTGACGGGGATCATGGGGGGCGCGGAAAACGCGGTGACGGTGATTTCGGGTGACGGCGCAGAGAGCTGGCCCCGCATGGGCAAAGCCGCCGTGGCGCAGCGTCTGGCCGCGAAAATCGCCGAGGCACTGGCCTAG
- the dut gene encoding dUTP diphosphatase has protein sequence MQIKVLDARLHDWGLPRFQTEGAAGVDLFACVEDVVQIEAQAPAILIKSGISISFGDPSVAGLVLPRSGAGHKKGLVLGNTVGLIDPDYSGEIMMSVWNRNPVGSAPIEVRAGDRIGQLVFVPVVRPSFEVVEEFTEQTIRGAGGFGSTGS, from the coding sequence ATGCAGATCAAAGTGTTGGATGCGCGGTTGCATGACTGGGGCCTGCCACGGTTCCAGACCGAGGGCGCGGCGGGGGTGGACCTTTTTGCCTGCGTTGAGGATGTTGTGCAGATTGAGGCCCAAGCCCCTGCGATCCTTATCAAATCCGGCATTTCGATTTCATTCGGGGATCCGTCGGTTGCGGGGCTGGTGCTGCCCAGATCGGGTGCGGGGCATAAAAAGGGGTTGGTGCTTGGCAATACCGTTGGCCTGATTGACCCCGATTATTCGGGTGAGATCATGATGAGCGTCTGGAACCGCAATCCGGTCGGCTCTGCTCCGATCGAGGTGCGCGCGGGCGACCGGATCGGCCAGTTGGTCTTTGTGCCCGTTGTCAGGCCGTCGTTTGAGGTCGTCGAGGAATTTACCGAGCAAACCATCCGCGGAGCAGGCGGTTTCGGGTCCACCGGAAGCTGA
- a CDS encoding HesA/MoeB/ThiF family protein, which translates to MIGILGFLVLFVAGRFRAARLMAVLALFWWGILVLAHAPLLPQPNVAADFLGGSFIAWLLAGMIAGPVLAYRYGLQALRRKAVARDTPAPQSGAFRPVELERYARHIMLREIGGTGQKRLKEARVLVVGAGGLGSPVLLYLAGSGVGHIGVIDDDVVENTNLQRQVIHTDARIGMSKVQSALVAMRALNPFVDLQAYHQRLGADTDLLAGYDLILDGTDNFDTRYLVNRLCVAAGRPLIAAAITQWEGQISLYDPAHGGPCFECVFSTRPAEGMVPSCAEAGVAAPLPGVMGSMMAMEAVKALTGAGEGLRGRLMIYDGLYAETRVIGTKARPDCPVCGAASAGHPQPNR; encoded by the coding sequence ATGATCGGCATTTTGGGCTTCCTTGTTTTGTTTGTGGCGGGGCGTTTTAGGGCAGCGCGGTTGATGGCCGTGCTGGCGCTGTTCTGGTGGGGGATCTTGGTGCTTGCCCATGCGCCACTGTTGCCGCAGCCCAATGTGGCGGCAGATTTTCTTGGCGGCAGTTTTATCGCATGGCTGTTGGCGGGCATGATTGCCGGGCCGGTTCTGGCCTACCGCTATGGCTTGCAAGCGCTGCGCCGCAAAGCGGTGGCGCGGGATACGCCCGCCCCGCAATCCGGCGCGTTCCGTCCTGTGGAGCTGGAACGCTATGCCCGCCATATCATGCTGCGCGAGATTGGCGGGACGGGGCAGAAGCGGCTCAAAGAGGCGCGGGTTCTGGTGGTCGGGGCCGGCGGGCTGGGCAGTCCTGTGTTGCTTTATCTGGCGGGCTCGGGGGTTGGGCATATCGGGGTGATCGATGATGATGTGGTCGAAAATACTAACCTGCAACGGCAGGTGATCCATACCGACGCCCGCATCGGCATGTCCAAGGTGCAATCCGCACTTGTGGCGATGCGCGCACTGAACCCTTTTGTGGATTTGCAGGCGTATCACCAGCGTTTGGGTGCGGATACGGATCTTTTGGCGGGCTATGACCTGATCCTTGACGGGACCGATAATTTCGACACGCGCTATCTGGTGAACCGTCTGTGTGTGGCGGCGGGCAGGCCCTTGATTGCGGCGGCCATAACCCAATGGGAGGGGCAGATCAGCCTTTATGATCCGGCCCATGGCGGGCCCTGTTTCGAATGCGTCTTTTCGACCCGCCCCGCCGAGGGCATGGTCCCAAGCTGTGCCGAGGCAGGTGTGGCCGCGCCCTTGCCCGGTGTGATGGGGTCGATGATGGCGATGGAGGCGGTCAAGGCGCTGACGGGCGCGGGCGAGGGGCTGCGTGGCCGCCTGATGATCTATGACGGGCTTTACGCCGAGACGCGGGTGATCGGGACCAAAGCGCGCCCCGACTGCCCTGTTTGCGGCGCTGCATCCGCTGGACATCCCCAGCCCAACCGCTAA
- a CDS encoding DMT family transporter, producing MATIGTPRAEALRGHLAMLGFSALVAGSFSLGAMAAPFVDPAALTTLRFAVAGAIVGAAALATTGISRSAFVAPWRYLVLGALLALYFVMMFEGLKTAAPVSASAVFTLTPLMAAGFGWLLLRQITTARMALALAIGAAGAAWVIFRADWHALMDMQIGKGEVIYFWGCAAHALYAPMVRKLNRGEPAIVFSFGMMVAGTVLLALWSWPAIMATDWRAMPAIVWITLAYVSVAASAITFVLLQYAAMRLPSAKVMAYTYLTPTWVILWEIALGRGVPPLGILAGIAMTILALYLLLED from the coding sequence ATGGCCACAATAGGGACCCCAAGGGCCGAGGCCCTGCGCGGCCATCTTGCGATGCTGGGGTTTTCGGCGTTGGTCGCGGGGTCGTTCTCGCTTGGGGCCATGGCTGCACCCTTTGTCGATCCGGCCGCCCTGACCACGCTGCGTTTTGCGGTTGCGGGGGCGATTGTCGGGGCGGCGGCCCTTGCCACCACCGGCATTTCGCGCAGCGCCTTTGTGGCCCCTTGGCGCTATTTGGTGCTGGGGGCCTTGCTGGCGCTTTACTTTGTGATGATGTTCGAGGGGCTGAAAACAGCCGCCCCCGTTTCCGCATCGGCAGTGTTCACCCTGACCCCGCTTATGGCCGCAGGCTTTGGCTGGCTGCTGCTGCGCCAGATCACCACGGCGCGCATGGCGCTTGCACTGGCCATTGGCGCAGCGGGCGCGGCTTGGGTGATCTTTCGCGCCGATTGGCATGCGTTGATGGATATGCAGATCGGCAAGGGAGAGGTGATTTATTTCTGGGGCTGCGCGGCCCATGCACTTTATGCGCCGATGGTCCGAAAGCTTAATCGGGGGGAGCCTGCCATCGTGTTCAGCTTTGGCATGATGGTCGCGGGAACCGTGCTGCTGGCACTCTGGTCCTGGCCTGCGATCATGGCGACGGACTGGCGCGCGATGCCCGCCATTGTCTGGATCACGCTGGCCTATGTCTCGGTTGCCGCCAGCGCGATAACCTTTGTTTTGTTGCAATACGCCGCGATGCGCCTGCCCTCGGCCAAGGTGATGGCCTATACCTATCTGACGCCCACATGGGTGATCTTATGGGAAATCGCATTGGGGCGCGGAGTACCGCCTTTGGGTATTCTAGCCGGTATCGCGATGACCATCCTTGCGCTCTATCTGCTGCTAGAGGATTAA
- a CDS encoding LysR family transcriptional regulator, which translates to MNNWDEIRTAYHVARVGTVSGAAEVLGVHHATVIRHIDALEKQLGEKLFHRHARGYATTEAGRDLLTVAQTTEDQFAQLANRIRGKGETVSGDLAITSLADISVQMVQSMVDFQDLYPDVTLRFLTGQRLFRLDYGEAHVAVRAGTAPSQPDYVVQPFIDLRHGLYASAGYAAAKGLPESDADLDRHHFVVSDETSSRAPYSQWLQRVTPAPALRFRASDPAAMYQAIGAGAGIGFVSRVAASSQPDLIEVMPPRPEWTVRLWLVTHIDLHRSLKIQRFLSHLKEAALGWPQ; encoded by the coding sequence TTGAACAATTGGGACGAGATTAGAACCGCCTATCACGTCGCGCGCGTCGGCACCGTCTCTGGCGCGGCAGAGGTTTTGGGCGTGCATCATGCCACCGTCATCCGCCATATCGACGCGCTGGAAAAGCAGTTGGGCGAAAAGCTGTTTCACCGCCATGCCCGCGGCTATGCCACCACCGAGGCTGGGCGTGACTTGCTGACCGTGGCCCAAACCACCGAGGATCAGTTCGCCCAGCTTGCCAACCGCATTCGCGGCAAGGGGGAAACCGTCAGCGGCGATCTCGCGATCACCTCTCTCGCGGATATCTCGGTGCAGATGGTGCAAAGCATGGTGGATTTCCAAGACCTTTATCCCGATGTGACCCTGCGGTTTTTGACCGGCCAACGCCTGTTCAGGCTTGATTACGGCGAGGCCCATGTTGCCGTGCGGGCCGGAACCGCGCCATCACAGCCCGATTACGTCGTGCAACCCTTTATTGACCTGCGCCACGGGCTTTATGCCTCGGCCGGATATGCGGCCGCCAAGGGCCTACCCGAAAGCGATGCCGATCTGGACCGCCACCACTTTGTTGTCAGCGATGAGACCAGCAGCCGCGCGCCCTATTCCCAATGGCTGCAGCGGGTGACGCCCGCCCCCGCGCTGCGGTTTCGCGCCTCGGATCCCGCGGCGATGTATCAGGCAATCGGTGCCGGTGCAGGGATCGGCTTTGTTTCACGGGTTGCTGCCAGCAGCCAACCCGATCTGATAGAGGTCATGCCCCCCCGCCCAGAATGGACGGTGCGCCTGTGGCTGGTCACCCATATCGATCTTCACCGCAGCTTGAAGATACAGCGGTTCCTATCCCACCTGAAAGAGGCAGCCCTCGGATGGCCACAATAG